The Gloeocapsa sp. DLM2.Bin57 genomic interval GTACCCGTTGAACCCCTTTTATCTACCCAATGGTTTATCAAAATTGAACCCCTAGCCCAAAAAGCCCTCAAAGCTTTAGATAACGAGGATTCCCCCCATTTTGTCCCGGAACGTTGGCAAAAAGTTTATCGCGATTGGTTAGTTAAACTCAAAGACTGGTGTATCTCTCGTCAACTCTGGTGGGGTCATCAGATTCCCGCTTGGTACGTAGTTAGTGAAACTAACGGGGAAATGACCGACAACACACCCTTTATCGTAGCCCACAATCAAACCGAAGCAGACGCAAAAGCCATGGCTACCTATGGTAAAGAGGCAATCTTAGTACGAGATGATGATGCACTCGATACCTGGTTTTCCTCGGGTTTATGGCCCTTTGTAACTATGGGATGGCCCGAGCAAACCCTCGAATTAGCTAAATACTATCCCAATACTACCCTAGTAACGGGATTTGATATCATCTTCTTCTGGGTAGCGAGAATGACGATGATGGCGGGTTATTTTACCGATGTAATGCCCTTTAAAGACGTGTATATACATGGACTAGTTAGGGATGAAAACGGTAAAAAAATGTCTAAATCAGCCAATAATGGCATTAATCCCCTCTTATTGAGCCAAAAATACGGAGCAGATGCTCTTAGATATACTCTAATTAGAGAGGTAGCAGGTGCAGGACAAGATATCAGTTTACAATATAACCGCTCCACCGATGAGTCAGAATCTGTAGAAGCTTCTCGTAATTTTGCTAATAAACTTTGGAATGCTTCTCGCTTCGTTTTAATGCACTTAGAGGGAAAAACCCCTAGTCAATTGGGAATACCTGAGTATCAATCTCTAGAATTGAGCGATCGCTGGATACTCTCTCGCTTCTATCAAACTGTAACAGAAACTAGCCAACTAATCGAAAACTATGGTCTCGGTGAAGCAGCAAAAGCACTCTATGAGTTTAGTAGGGGTGATTTCTGTGATTGGTATATAGAGTTAGTTAAATCTCGACTCCAACCCCAAGCAGAGGTTAAATCACGTCTAGTTGCTCAACAAATTCTCGCTTATGTACTAGAAGGGATTCTTAAATTATTACATCCTTTTATGCCCTATATCACTGAGGAAGTCTGGCAAACTCTTACCCAAGCTGCGGGAGATTCTTTAGCCTTACAGTCATACCCCCAAGTAGATTCAACCCTGATTAATCCTTCCCTAGAGTCAGAATTTACCCTCTTAATAAATACAATTCGTACAATTCGTAATCTACGTGCAGAAGCAGAAATAAAACCAGGTGTGAAAGTTCCCGCGATTCTACAAACCCAAAATAGTAGCGAAGCAGAAATCTTGCAACAAGGAAAAAATTACATTCAGGAGTTAGCTAAAGTAGAACATCTCACTATTACTCCTACCTTAACAGAAACTAACACTCAAACCATTGCTTCAGTAGTAGGAACTATTCAAGTTTTAATACCCTTATCAGGTATTATCGATATTCCCGCTTTTAAACAGAAACTCCAGAAAAAATACCAAACCCTAGAAACTAAAATCGAGAGTTTAACCCAACGTCTCAATAATCCCAAGTTTACTAGTAAAGCACCTACTGAAGTGGTAGAAACCGTGAAAAAAGACCTAAACGAAGCCCAAATTCAGGCTAAAATATTACAAGAACGTCTGCAACGTCTCTAGTTTGAGATTAGATACTCCTTAAATGGGGTGTAGGTTGTAGGGGAATAAAGAATGAAGAATGAAGAATTAATTATTGTTTCGCTCATTATCTTTATTTGGAATAACCCCCTAACACCTAAAATTAGCTAAACTAATTGTTGAAATACCTAAATTATAATTTAATCATGTTTAAATTTGAAGAAGAGCTAAATGACGAGATAATATTTTTTCAAGGTAGTTATAGGAGAGAAGGTTTATTAGTTCCTGGAGTATTTGAACACAATATCTATACATTTGGACTTAATGATAGACAAGATGTTGATATCTCTGTTACTCCTAATGGGGGTAGGATTAATCTAGAATTTTATCGAGATAGTAATAACAATAGAATTTTAGATACGGAAGATGAATTAATCGAACGTTCCAGTCAGGGAGGTACAGAAGTCCTAGATTTGCAACTATCAGAAGGGATTTATTTTGTTCATGTTGGTATAGGTGAAGTCACCAGTAGCCGCAATGAATTAGTTTATGAACTTGAAATAGATAACTTAAATAACGATAATTTTGCTCCTGACTTATTTAA includes:
- a CDS encoding valine--tRNA ligase encodes the protein MTYSNLQLPTQYDPQQTEKKWRQYWEENQVFQANPNSQGESYCIVIPPPNVTGELHMGHAFNTALIDTLVRYHRMQGKNTLCLPGTDHASIAVHTIIDKQLKAEGKSRYDLGREAFLAKAWQWRQDSGDRIINQLKTLGLSADWTRECFTLDERRSQGVVEAFVRLYEAGLIYRGKYLVNWCPASESAVSDLEVENQEIDGNLWHFRYPLQDGTGYIQVATTRPETMLGDTAVAVNPQDTRYQSLIGKKVILPLIGREIPIIADEFVDPEFGTGCVKVTPAHDPNDFEMGQRHQLPLINIMNKDGSLNENAGEFAGEDRFVARKNVVKRLESQGLLVKVENYRHSVPYSDRGKVPVEPLLSTQWFIKIEPLAQKALKALDNEDSPHFVPERWQKVYRDWLVKLKDWCISRQLWWGHQIPAWYVVSETNGEMTDNTPFIVAHNQTEADAKAMATYGKEAILVRDDDALDTWFSSGLWPFVTMGWPEQTLELAKYYPNTTLVTGFDIIFFWVARMTMMAGYFTDVMPFKDVYIHGLVRDENGKKMSKSANNGINPLLLSQKYGADALRYTLIREVAGAGQDISLQYNRSTDESESVEASRNFANKLWNASRFVLMHLEGKTPSQLGIPEYQSLELSDRWILSRFYQTVTETSQLIENYGLGEAAKALYEFSRGDFCDWYIELVKSRLQPQAEVKSRLVAQQILAYVLEGILKLLHPFMPYITEEVWQTLTQAAGDSLALQSYPQVDSTLINPSLESEFTLLINTIRTIRNLRAEAEIKPGVKVPAILQTQNSSEAEILQQGKNYIQELAKVEHLTITPTLTETNTQTIASVVGTIQVLIPLSGIIDIPAFKQKLQKKYQTLETKIESLTQRLNNPKFTSKAPTEVVETVKKDLNEAQIQAKILQERLQRL